The Xiphias gladius isolate SHS-SW01 ecotype Sanya breed wild chromosome 4, ASM1685928v1, whole genome shotgun sequence genome includes a window with the following:
- the faua gene encoding FAU ubiquitin like and ribosomal protein S30 fusion a, which produces MQLFLRAQNTHTLEVTGQETVGQIKAHVQALEGLLVEDQVLLLAGCPLENDASLASCGVSEHCTLEVAGRLLGGKVHGSLARAGKVRGQTPKVDKQEKKKKKTGRAKRRIQYNRRFVNVVPTFGKKKGPNANS; this is translated from the exons ATGCAGCTCTTTTTGCGTGCACAGAACACTCACACCCTTGAGGTGACTGGACAGGAGACTGTTGGACAGATCAAG GCCCATGTCCAGGCTCTGGAGGGTCTCCTGGTCGAGGATCAGGTGCTGTTGCTTGCTGGGTGCCCACTGGAGAATGATGCCTCCCTGGCATCGTGTGGAGTATCCGAGCACTGCACCCTGGAGGTAGCTGGCAGGCTGCTGGGAG GTAAGGTCCACGGCTCTCTGGCCCGTGCTGGAAAAGTGAGAGGACAGACACCCAAG GTTGATaagcaggagaaaaagaaaaagaagactgGCCGCGCCAAGCGTCGCATCCAGTACAACAGGCGTTTTGTGAATGTTGTGCCCACCTTTGGAAAGAAGAAGGGACCCAACGCCAACTCCTAA